DNA from Salvelinus namaycush isolate Seneca chromosome 6, SaNama_1.0, whole genome shotgun sequence:
GCGAACGCCGCGGCCGGAAAGCAAACCCGGGTCGCTGGTGTGAAAGGCAAACACCGTACGCATTGggccaatagggttaacccacttgGTGGGAATGGTAACCGGGCTCACATAGCGAGGACACTACAATACATTGGTAGTTCACCGTCTTTGCTAACACTCAAAGCCTCAGAAGTTGAATTTAAAGTAGATGACAAAACTACACCTGCACTTTTAACCTAACtacttctccatctctctctttttgccTCCCCCAtatctcacttcctctctctatctctctcctcctccccccccctctctcagagTTTGGTCAGTACTCGGGGCGTGTGCGGTTCCGCAGCAATGAGCCCACAGTGGACTCGTCTCTGATCATCATGAACACTGTGGAGTCAGATGAGGGCAGGTACAACTGTCACATCAGCACCTTCCCCTCGGGGAACTTTGAACGACAGCTGTCACTCACCGTGTGGAGTAAGTTCCTCCCCTTCCTTCCCCTTACTCATTGTGTCACTTTTTGCTTTACAGAGTATAATGTCCTTCTATGGCCTATATCTTTTAATGGAAAGAGTAATGGCTGATTGGTGGgatgatgttgatgttgatgatgataattaggatgaggatgatgatgatggtgataatTAGGATGAAGATGATGTTGATGATAATtaggatgatgatgttgatgaggATGATGTtgttgataatgatgatgatgggaaCAGGTGTCAGTTGTAGTATTACTAGCTAAAACATTAGCTTCAGTTATAGTAATAATATTCATATAAGCCACAAGATCAGTAAACGATTAAGAACTGTTCTCGTGACAGTCAGTGTATCCAGCTGTCTGACTTTTTTAGGATCAAGTTTCCTCAAAGAGCTGATCTAGGTTTTTTTTAAACACCTACCTAATGGAGAAGATTAGATCTCAGCTTGGATCATACCAAAGCTGATCCTATTGCAGTGCTTAGTGACTTCCACCCCCTGAAACATCATGTCACTGATCTAGGAACAGCTTAACCTCCAACTAACAACTAAGACCAGTTCTAAGATTAGTCCTAAATCACAAACACTAACACCAGTGATTAGTTGCGTCCTGTCCCTGAAGAAAGTCTGACAAGTGACCGTTCTTGATTCTTGACATTTGACCCTTGACCCCCACAGCCACGCCCATCTCCTCCCTGGACCCTGTGATTCTTGTCGAGGGCCAGTCCTTTCGATTGGCTGCCTCCTGCCGCTCCGTGGCCCGCCCCCCGCCCATCCTCAACTGGGACACAGACCTGACGGGCCTGTCACAGAACAGGAGCTCGGTGGGCGGGTCAGTCTCCACCCACTTCTCCCTGCACCCCCTGAGGAGTATGAACGGGATGAGACTGGACTGTCTGGTGAGGCACTCTGCTCTGAAGGAACCCCGCAGGATCACCAACAACCTGGTGGTGCACTGTGAGTTCAGACTCCACGATAGCTACGATTCTAGATACTTTATGCACAGCTCATTGAGTTTGGTCGCCAATTATTTATTAAACCAGCTAACAAGTCATATATGTTTTAtgcttgacctctgacctcttaTGCTTCATTCCAAATTGCTTTTTGCTTTTTTCTTTAGACAGATTAGAAACAGCGGGGAGATAGATTAGGAGGACACAAATTGGGAAAGGTGGTGACAGGGATCAAACCCTGGTCTTCGTGTACCTAGACCACCAGAACATGTGGACTAGTTATTTGAGTACATAAAAAGGGTGTTTACCAGGGTCAGAGCTTGTGAGTCAGAGCCAGGGGCCCCCCTCCTGTGCGTAAAATCTTACTCAGTATGGGCAGTCACTATCTGATTTCCCAAGTCAGAGTATATTGCTTTTTACTATAATTTACCAATGATTTAAGCAAGTTTTATCTACCATGATGAACATAAGCTTGGATAAGGCGAAAGAAATTCGTACCAGCAGTTACAAGACAAATAGctacacaacatgaccaaaagtatatggacacctgctcgtcaaacaactcattccaaaatcatgggcattaatacggagttggtcccccctgtgctgctataacagcctccactcttctgggaaggctttccactagatgttggaacattgctgtggggacttgcttccattcagccacaagagcattactgatgttgggcgattaggcctggctcgcagtcggcgttcaaattcatcccaaaggtgttcgatggggttgaggtcaaggctctgtgcaggccagtcaaggtcttccacaccgatctagacaaaccatttctgaatggacctcgctttgtgcactggggcattgtcatgctgaaacaggaaagggccttccccaagctgttgccacaaagttggaagcacagagtcatctagaatgtcattgtatgctgtagtgttaagatctcccttcactggaactaaggggcccgaaccatgaaaaacagccccagaccattattcctcctccaccaaacgtaACAGTTatagcactatgcattggggcaggtagcgttctcctggcatctgccaaacccagatttgtccgtatgactgccagatggtgaagcgtgattcatcactccagagaacacgttttcactgctccagagtccaatggcggcaagctttacaccactccagccgacacttggcattgcgcatggtgatcttgggcttggtgtgtgtgtgtgtggctgctcagccatggaaacccatttcatgacgctctcgacaaacagttattgtgctgatgttgcgtccagaggcagtttggaacttggcagtgagtgttgcaaccgaggacagacgatttttacgcttTAAGtgtttcagcactcggcggttccgttctgtgagcttgtcgGGCCTACCACTTAGCGGCCGTTGTTGCTCCGAGAAGTTTTCTcttcacaataaaagcacttacaaatgaccggggcagctctagcagtgcagaaattaGACAAACTGACttgatggaaaggtggcatcctatgacagtgccacgttgaaagtcactgagctcttcagtaaggccattctactgccaatgttggtCTATGtagatttcatggctgtgtgctcgagttttatacacctgtcagcaacgggtgtggctgaagtagccgaaaccactaatttgaaggggtgtccacatactttagtgtATTTatagtgtacagtgcattcaaagtattcagaccccttgactttttcctcaatttgttacgttacagcctcattcttaCATGGATTAAACTgcattttccccctcatcaatctacacacaatacccgataatgacaaagcaaaaacatgtttttagaaattttagcaaataccttatttacataagtattcagaccctttgctatgagacttgaaattgagctcaggtgcatcctgtttccattgatcatccttgagatgtttctacaatttgattggagttcacctgtggcacacctgtctatataaggtcccacagttgacagtgcatgtcagagcaaaaaccaagccatgaggtcaaaggaattgtccgtagagctccgagacaggattgtgtcaaggcacatatCTGGGAAAGGGTAACATTTAATGTCTGCAGTactaaaggtccccaagaacacagtggcctcaggTGACcagcactctgacagagctccagagttcctctgtggagatgggagaaccttccagaaggacaaccatctctgcagcactcaaccaatcaagcctttaaaaggcccatgacagcccgcttggagtttgccaaaaggcacctaaagactttcagaccatgagaaacaagattctctggtctgatgaaaccaagattgaactctttgccctgAGTGCCAAGCtttacatctggaggaaaccttgcaccatgaccagcaccgtgaagcttggtggtggcagcatcatactgtggggatgtttttcagcggcagggactggaagacgagtcaggatcgagggaaaaatgaacggtgcaaagtatagagagatccttgatgaaaacctgctccagagcgctcaggacctcagactggggcaaaggttcaccttccaacaggacaatgaccctaagcacacagccaagacaatacaggagcggcttcaggacaagtctccgaatgtccttgagtggcccagccagagcccggacttgaacctgatcgaacatctctggaaagacctgaaaatagctgtggagcAACACTCCCCAACCTGaaagatcttgagaggatctgcagagaatgggagacaCTCAACAAACacaggtctgccaagcttgtagcgtcatacccaagaagactcgaggctgtaatcgctgccaaaggtgcttcaacaaagtactgagtaaagggtctgattacttatgtaaatgtgatatttcagttaattttttttagaataaattagctaaaatttccaaaaacctgtttttgctttgtcattatggtgtattgtgtgtagattgttgagggaaaataacgatttaataaattttagaataaggctgtaacgtaacaaggggactgagtactttctgaatgcactgtatatagcatAACCATGCAGTAAATAATACGCACGCACAAATGACGTGGTGTAGCCTATAAATGGCATATTTAGTAGAATAATAATTCAATTCATTAGGACACTGTCTTTCCTCACTTCCTCACTTGACTCTGCCATGCAGTTGCTGCTCCTGTCATTGTCACGGTCACCAGATTCAGTGTCGGGGACGTTGTTGTTAGTCTCAATCTTCTCGTGCTGCTCAACTTTACTAAATAAATGTGTTAAGGGCACATATGACCAAGTCTTTTTATCCTGTTCTAATACCTACATTCCATTTTAGCCAGAGTTCGGATtttttgctagctagccagctagatctGAAGCTAATCCCCACCAATTTTGTTCAATGAAATGAAAAACGTTCTTGAGGGCCACTCTCATTGGCTGTCATATCTACTATGAATTAAACCAAGCTTGTATTAGGCGACAGAAATTCGTACCTGCAGTTACAAGGCAAATAGCTTAACCATGCTAGTAAATAATATGCACAGACCAATGACCTGGTGAAGCCTACACATGGGATATTATCATGTAGTTGTATTGTCCATGTGTGTTAAAATCAATTGCTCTCTGATTTTGTTTCTCTATTGAAGATCCTCCCAATGCAGAGATCTCAGGGTTTAATCAGAACTGGTATGCTGGTCTGGAGGGAGCTTCCCTCAGCTGTGTCAGTGGAGGAAACCCCAAACCACAGAGTTTCACCTGGACCAGGTAACACATGCCCTCCCTGCCTGttggcctctgtctgtctgacagactCAACTGACtcacgctctgtctgtctgtctggcataATCTGTTTTTGTTTGATTTACTGGTAATTCTATTAGTCAGTTTTAATGGTGTTACTAAGCCAAACGGGGGGAGGTCAGGAGTTGTTTCTAGTTTTGCTATGAGTTCCACTTGCCAGGTTATCATTGTCAATAATAATTTGGTTGAGTtacatggttaaacaaaggttagaTACATGGTAATAGCGTTTTGGTTCAGGGACAGTTTAAATGGAACATCGGTATCAGATCTATTGTCATACACGGTGATGATTGCTGTGCTGAAGCAATCCAATAAAGGCGGAGCTGACTGAAGTTCTTGTGGTTTCTCTCCTGACAAATTTTTCTGGTAACCTTTGGAAGACATACCCGCATGGTGGATTAAACCATTCTTGGGGTGTGGTAGAGGGTGGAGGTGGAACAAACCATCTACTGGAAACTACTAAAGAAAAATGTCTCATTAATAAAAAGGTGACAGTTAGGCCTACGTCTGCTAGTGCGGAAGATGTATAGAACCAGTcgaaattttggacacacctcctcattcaagggtttttctttatttgtattattttctacattgtagaataatagtcaagacatcaaaacgcagtccaaacttttgactggtactgtatgtgtgttttactGGATCAtggcccactgggcacacactggttgaatcaacgttgtttccacgtcatttcaatgaaactaGTGGGGGGAGACATGTGTCACCAAGTCTTAAGCTGTTAGTCACATGAACACACCTGCAAGGCGTGTTTGTGtgttagtaacacacacacagcgcacacacacacttacacacacacacagacagcacgCTCACACACCCACACTGATTCCCTCTCTCACCCTTATATACTTAAGACTTAGATCTCTTGTTACACTCCATCGCTCCTTACTTACGTACACTCCTCCTTAAAACACACACAATGCCCGCACGCTCCTGATTTAATGATGAGTAAGAACGTTAAAGAcggacaaagatcatacccccaaaacacgctaacctctcaccattaccaataacaggggaggccAGCATTTTTGTGTGTAACTACATTGTCCAGCAGACCAATGAAAACTAAGGCACGTACAGAGCTAGCGGGAAATGCTTTACAGTTCTCtgccgtaagcatttcactgtaaggtctgcacctgttgtattcagcgcacgtgacaaataaactttgatttgatttaatctcAATGAGACTAACCTGATAAATTAAAGGTAAAATAATTAAAATTGGGCACAACATgatccgaaacacaaccaaaacaaactgaaaatgcatccaacaagacACAAGCTTGATATattcattgcgtgctaggaatatgggaccaaataataCAACTTTTGGCTACTTTAATagactataagtgaatttgtccaaatacttatggcaccttcaaatggggggactagatacataaaatgCTTTCATTTCTtaacggtaaaacagatatgtatgaaaatactctcaaataaaaagtgacattctgtactgtcacctcctATGAAACATTTGATATCAAATCCAAAAtcctggagtatagagccaaattaaacgttttagcttcactgtccaaataaatatgtaggGTAGTATACTTTCACTCCCCCTTAAAACGCACACAACGCCCACCCGCACGCACACATGCAGCGGGTAAACCAGTTTGCCTCtttgtactcctcaatgcaaagcagcaggagaagtaacaaCCGTGCTGTCGTGTTGCAGCTTGTGCGGAATGCAAACAGAGGACGCAGTTTCACACGAGGGAGGAAGGGGGGCgggtgagagaggtgagagagggaagagaaaggaaTGAGTGTGGGCCCCGAACAGGAGGGGTCGAAAGACAAGGAATGGGGGAAGTGGGAGGTATCGAGCCAAAGTGGGCATGGGACGGGGGAGGAAGGATAGACTGTGGATTTGTTTAGAACATTATCAGGCAGTGTGATCTGTGTCTATGTCAAATGTTTACAGTTCCTGTTTCTGTTTTCTCCTGCACATTGGGGCTCATAAATGGTCTGTTCAAAAGGCCCAAAACAGGACTCAAAAGTATATAGTAGCCTATTGTTCAGATATAAGACATTTGGAATGGGAGttctgggcccgtattcacactgcctcagagtaggagtgctgatctaggatcaggtcccccctcttaTTCATGATTTAAAAacccaaactgatcctagatcagaactcctactctgtgatgctttgtgaatacgggtCCTGGTTTGTTGTGGCCTGCTTCATGTCATTGTGGTGCTCATTTGACCTTTACGGTTAGTGTTGTTTGGTGATCAGTAGTCAATTGTATTTTGGGATGTGTTGCTGTGATGTTCGGGTTAGTGTTGTTGTTTTGAATGTGGTGTTTTTTACAACACTGTTGGGTGTGTTGAAAGGGTGCGTTCAGGTTCAGTGAGTGGTGTTGGGCGTTAATAGAGTCATGAAATTCAGCCTATTATTGTAGGATGTACTGTATTCTTCTGTTAAACCCTATGTTAAGTGCTATAGTATTTCTGTTATGCGCAGGAAGGGTGGAGACTTACCAGAGGGCGTGACGGCAGGGAATGGATCCCTGCTGTTCAATAGGCCCCTCGGCCCAACAGACGCTGGTATCTACCAATGTGTGGCCTATAACGTTGTGGGGACCGGGAAAGCAGAGGTGGAGATCACTGTGACAGGTAGGTTGTGTTGTCACTCTGAGTCATATAAAAcaaatcactttttttttttttcttacagTAGTCcaggatgtatgtgtttttgttgttgctgtaggCCTCCATGTTTCTTCCTAAAAGAATAACTCTATTATATTAATGGTGCCAGTTAAGCATTTGGATTGCATGTTCACTCCTGTATTCAATATGATGTGTATGTTGATTTATGTTTGTGAATATGACATAACTTCCTGTTGTCCCTTTCCCACAGAGTTCCCTCAGAAGCCGGTGTTTTTCAACAGTCTCCTGATGATCATAATTGGAGGGGTGGCTGGAGGACTGCTACTCATCATGGTCATCATAGTAATCTCAGTGACCCGTCACCACAAACGCAAAAACAAGAAACTGGAGAGAGAATTGACTGTGAAGAAGTATGTTTTCAAACCTCACAGTAACTCCCTTGAAATTGTTCTAGAATCTAAATGACAAATGTTACGCTGAAAACAGTAAATGCTTTTTGAATTAAGAATATTTTAACAatgcttttctctctctttctctctttctctcattctctctctctctctcagggatgAGATCAGTACTCTCTCCAGGCAGGCCTCTTTCAGGAGAGTCAACTCAGTCAGTACGGATGCTAGAGGACAGGTATATAATATTACCATGTCTTACAATCTGTGGTCTCTTCTCAACAGTCTCGGCATGCAGTcattttgtaaataaatacttGCAATTCCATGAGCATTATCTATTTGCCTCGAGCTAATAtggtcatctccctctctctgtttccctccctctctctctctgtttccctccctctctcatcccttgTTCTTTCAGATGGAGGAGAATATCCCTCTCAGAGTGGAGGGGACACTGCGGACCAGTCTGTCCTCTCTAGGGGTCAGTCTTAATTTCACTCTTTCTCTGCATGTGGGGAGCCTTTAGATTTAACCTTCATATTCATGGCTGCTAAGTTCTGAGTGGCATGCGCATCTTATTTTAGTGTTTAATTAACATTTATGTAGTTAAATGAAATGTAAGGAGCTTATTTTCTTGAAGTAACATTTATATTTGAAAAGAAAAGTAGTGCATCTCACATACCCTATATGAATTATACTTCATACTAATTAAATGTTACGTTATTAAGACTTCATGCTTTCTTCTGTTCTGGAACTCCTGCTTCGGAAGCCATTTTAAATCCGACTTTTCAGTGCAAAATGTGTGATGTGTTTAaagctctctttttctctctccatctctctttccttcaCACCCAGGAGCTAGGGCGCATCAGGGACAGTCGCTCTACTCTGGTAGGGGGAGGTGGACTAGACTACCTGGGCCGACCTGTTCTGAACAACTCTTCACGACGAGGGAGGGAGACCAGAGCcatggacagagaggaggagaacagaCTTAGGGTGGAGTCATACGTACGGAATAGCACTATGTCTTTGGTAAGTGTGTGTGAGGCATGAGGAATCAAGAATTGCATACTCACTTTCTTGTAAATTGCTATGAAAATTAGAACCTTTTAAACGCATAGGTTTAGTATAGGTTGCTAGGTCGACCCAGATACTCAAATTAGCCCTAGTTATTTATTTCCTCTCTCTAACCACATGGTTACCCCTTGTCTCTGTTTGACTCACAGGGAACCCGTCTCCATCTGCCAATCCAACCCTCTCCCTTTCCAATGGAACATTCCACCATGCTGCTGAGGTCCCTGAACGGCAGCGTCATCATCCCAACAGAGGGGGGTTTACATGCACGGAACTCCCCTCTCAGCTACCCTCCTGTCACAgatgacgaagaggaggagggtgaaagTGTGGAGGGAGAGCGGGGGACAAGCTCCAGGATGAGTCGGTTAGATCAGGGGAGGTCAGAGGACCAGGACAACAGTTCTCAGATCTCAGACGCGGAACGTGGACACAACCATCACTTCCAGCAGAACAACGGAACGCTGAGACCCAAACCCCGGCCCAACGGCATCCCATCCCCACACGCCTCCCTCATCCATAAGGCCCAGATTGTATAGACGGGTCCGAGCAAGGGCAGGTGACGCACTATACGACAAGGATTGGTCGTGACTTTGGGATAGGTGCTCGCCGGTGTGGTGGCATACCCCGGTGGCAGTCAGTTTACCTCCTTTTCACTTCTAGAACATCCCTTGCCTTCGCCTCGAGCTCTCAGACATTTTTGATCAACAGGTAAAGGTTCTTATTGGTGAACAGATAAAGCTTCTGATTGGTGTAGAGATACAAATAAGTAACACATACGTTTCACAGGAAAGGAGCTGGACAAATTAAAAGCTTATGAATGTCAGGTTGGACATAGACCGAAGTAGTCATAATATTTTACTGTATATAATATCACAGCAATAACGATCACTCCAGGAAGCGTCAAGAGGACTTTTACATGATTTTGTACCCTAAAAAgacttattttgtatttttgtattttttttactaaGACTTGATGACAGGACACTGTAACCGAGAAACAAGATTTGAATATCATCAAATGCAGTGACTCCTATCTGAACTCAGCGAAGAGGCATTCAGCAGAAGCACCAATAGCGCTTGCCCGTTCGAAAGAATCCATATGTGTTGGTGAACTTTCACCCTCCTTTCCTCTGGATGAGGGGATACAACACATACTGTTCTGTTCACCCTAAAATGGAGTCCATCTTTCTAACTTTAAGTGTGGCAGGGATTTATCTAGATATACTCCACCTTGCCATGAACTTGGGTGTGCACAAACAACAACACTTTGAACTTGCTATAGTCTTTGATGCCAAAAGCCAAAGACTGCATTTTAgctgtggaaaaagtacccaattgtcatacttgagtaaagtaAAGATTACTCTAGTGaaattcacccagtaaaatactatttgagtaaaaatacttggttttaaatatacttaagtacattttagcaattccatttatttttgatacttaagtatcaaaagtaaaagtattactaatttcaaatttcttatattaagcaaacctgaCACGAtttgcttgtttttttttaaatgtacggatagacaggggcacactccaacactgacataatttacaaacaaatatattttttagttaGTTTgccagatcaaaggcagtagggataaccagggatgttcccttgataagtgtgtgaattggaccattttcctgtcttgcTAAGTGTTCAAAATGtgacgagtacttttgggtgtcagggaaattgtatggagtaaaaagtacattattttcttagggaatgtagtgaagtaaaagtagtcaaatataaatagtaaactacagataccccaaaacgacttaagtagtactttaaagtatttttacttaagtagtttacACCACTACATTTTAGACAAGAGGTTAAAACAGCTTTGATATGTATGAAATGTTTTACACAACAGTGAGATCCTATGTGAAAGTCTACTAAAACTGAGGACGTAAAAGTATTGTTCTATTTTCTTACACCAGACATTTAGACAATATAACTGTTATATGCCTATGTTTGTATACATACAGTTAAAAGAGCCTTTGCTTTGTAGGCCAATATGAAGTATTATTATGTCTGATTCTACTGTGTTATAATTCATTGAGTgcatccgaaatggcaccctatcccctacatagttaattacttttgaccagagcccctggtcaaaataagtgcaccATATAGGGCATAGGATGCCATTTCAGCCGCAGACATGCTGTAGACCTACATGTCTATAAGTGGGTTTCTTTCACGCTGTATTCCAGTAAATGGCTTATTGTAGTTCCCTAGTTTGTACGTAATTGTACTCGATGTATGGGATTCATGTGTGGAACTTTGTTGTTTTAATGCATATGTACTTTTTTAGGAGAGTAGCAATATCGTTCTGTTTTCTATATACATTTTCCCATTGtataacactgtaacactagGATCTTTGAGTGAATGTAATACCTACATAGAATGTAAGAGGTTGGAAGTATATACCCCGCCCCCTGGTGTGCACTAGTGGATAGTGCAAGAGGAAGAAAGTTCAGGGATCTTGCTGAAGGGTCTGCAGACTGAGTTATTCCTGGCGAGGTCACGTGGTCATGTGAAAACCCCTGGACCTAACCACGTGCTACATTAGCAACAACTGGGGCCTGCTCAGAAGGATGTTGATATAGAACGTTCAGATTCAGAAATGTATCATGTCGAACAGACATGATTGGTAGAATAAGGAATCGTGTCagctctattcattctatttctatctgcaacaatTGTTTCACATCACTAAATCCATCCCTGCATATCTTCTAAACATGGAGATGTGTTAATTCAGGGAGGGTGTATGTCTGCTCAATGTATTATTGTGAAATAAATTTCTTGAGGGTTTGAGTGTGACTGGGTGATAGGCCCTATTGTTATTGGTTTGGAGTGACTATCATTAAAAGCCTTATATCTGACATTTATCAAAATAATTTCAAAACTTTTGTGGtacactgccctaccaagcaaaaagccagtaactgctcatttggtcgAAAATTTGTTGTAATTTTTGCTACGTTAAATACATGCTTAAgcatgtggacaagtatcctgcctctattgtaatgtgttttggagaaaatgggggtcatgttagca
Protein-coding regions in this window:
- the LOC120049675 gene encoding nectin-4-like — encoded protein: MTSLLGGLTPLLWILGSFIAVVQGDFEEPSPGFSVQSLTEVETQLLCRFKVEVGQVVVQVTWTKERADGTKDQIITVHHTAGQTEFGQYSGRVRFRSNEPTVDSSLIIMNTVESDEGRYNCHISTFPSGNFERQLSLTVWTTPISSLDPVILVEGQSFRLAASCRSVARPPPILNWDTDLTGLSQNRSSVGGSVSTHFSLHPLRSMNGMRLDCLVRHSALKEPRRITNNLVVHYPPNAEISGFNQNWYAGLEGASLSCVSGGNPKPQSFTWTRKGGDLPEGVTAGNGSLLFNRPLGPTDAGIYQCVAYNVVGTGKAEVEITVTEFPQKPVFFNSLLMIIIGGVAGGLLLIMVIIVISVTRHHKRKNKKLERELTVKKDEISTLSRQASFRRVNSVSTDARGQMEENIPLRVEGTLRTSLSSLGELGRIRDSRSTLVGGGGLDYLGRPVLNNSSRRGRETRAMDREEENRLRVESYVRNSTMSLGTRLHLPIQPSPFPMEHSTMLLRSLNGSVIIPTEGGLHARNSPLSYPPVTDDEEEEGESVEGERGTSSRMSRLDQGRSEDQDNSSQISDAERGHNHHFQQNNGTLRPKPRPNGIPSPHASLIHKAQIV